Proteins encoded within one genomic window of Gemmobacter sp.:
- a CDS encoding acetyl-CoA C-acyltransferase produces MRHAVIVSTARTGIAKAGRGSLNATKSPTLAAHALKHAVARAGIDPAEVDDVVMGTVLAAGTAGMNLARNAGLAAGLPVTVAAQTLDRQCASGLMAVATAARQIIVDGMQVVAAGGQENITAVQDRYFNWVQAEADPNVIAQAPHAYMPMLKTAEFVAAKYGVSREAQDAYALSSQQRTAAAQKAGRFDAEIVPFATTMQVVDKATGAVSTRDVVLDRDEGNRPETTLDSLAALKPVLEGGTVTAGNASQLSDGASACVLMEAADAARRGLEPLGRYCGIAVAGCAPEEMGIGPVYAIPKLLKLHGLKVDDIGLWELNEAFAVQALYCRDHLGIDPDRYNVDGGGISVGHPYGMTGARLVGHALIEGKRRGVRYVVVTMCIGGGMGAAGLFEVNL; encoded by the coding sequence ATGAGACACGCCGTCATCGTCAGCACCGCGCGCACGGGCATTGCCAAGGCCGGCCGGGGCAGCCTGAACGCCACCAAATCGCCAACCCTGGCCGCCCATGCGCTGAAACACGCCGTGGCCCGCGCGGGCATCGACCCGGCCGAGGTCGACGATGTTGTCATGGGCACCGTGCTGGCCGCGGGAACTGCGGGCATGAACCTTGCGCGCAACGCCGGGCTGGCGGCGGGCCTGCCGGTGACGGTGGCCGCCCAGACGCTGGACCGGCAATGCGCCTCGGGCCTGATGGCGGTGGCAACGGCGGCGCGCCAGATCATCGTGGACGGGATGCAGGTGGTCGCCGCAGGCGGGCAGGAAAACATCACCGCCGTGCAGGACCGCTATTTCAACTGGGTGCAGGCCGAGGCCGACCCGAACGTGATCGCGCAGGCGCCGCATGCCTATATGCCGATGCTGAAAACCGCCGAATTCGTTGCCGCGAAATATGGTGTCAGCCGCGAGGCGCAGGATGCCTATGCCCTGTCGTCGCAGCAGCGCACCGCCGCTGCGCAAAAGGCGGGTCGGTTCGATGCGGAAATCGTGCCCTTTGCCACCACCATGCAGGTGGTGGACAAGGCGACGGGCGCCGTCAGCACCCGCGATGTCGTGCTGGACCGCGACGAAGGCAACCGCCCCGAAACCACGCTGGACAGCCTTGCCGCGCTGAAACCCGTGCTGGAGGGGGGCACGGTGACCGCCGGCAACGCCAGCCAGCTGTCCGACGGCGCCAGCGCCTGCGTGCTGATGGAGGCGGCGGATGCCGCCCGCCGCGGGCTGGAGCCGCTGGGCCGCTACTGCGGCATCGCCGTGGCCGGCTGCGCGCCCGAGGAAATGGGCATCGGCCCGGTCTATGCCATTCCGAAACTGCTCAAGCTGCACGGGCTCAAGGTCGATGACATCGGCCTGTGGGAACTGAACGAGGCCTTTGCCGTGCAGGCGCTGTATTGCCGCGACCATCTGGGCATCGACCCCGACCGCTACAACGTGGACGGCGGCGGCATCTCGGTCGGGCATCCCTATGGCATGACCGGCGCGCGGCTGGTGGGCCACGCGCTGATCGAGGGCAAGCGTCGCGGGGTGCGCTATGTCGTGGTCACGATGTGCATCGGCGGCGGCATGGGCGCTGCGGGGCTGTTCGAGGTGAACCTGTGA
- a CDS encoding SDR family oxidoreductase: MSPLFSLDGQVAVITGASRGIGRAIALRMAEAGAKVVVSSRKEAACQAVVDEIAAVHGPGRAMAVAASLSDKAALAAMVDRTLADWGRIDTLVCNAAANPYYGPMGGISDEAFRKVLDSNVIANHWLIGMVAPQMRARRAGSIILVSSIGGLQGSPVIGAYNISKAADMQMARNLAVEFGPENVRVNCIAPGLIQTDFSRALWDNPASRTTYETRTPLGRIGHPDEIAGTAVFLAAPASGFITGQVIVADGGVTISGI; this comes from the coding sequence ATGTCGCCGCTGTTTTCGCTGGACGGTCAGGTTGCCGTGATCACCGGCGCCTCGCGCGGGATCGGCCGCGCCATTGCCCTGCGCATGGCCGAGGCGGGGGCGAAGGTGGTGGTGTCGTCGCGCAAGGAAGCCGCCTGTCAGGCGGTGGTGGATGAGATCGCCGCCGTCCATGGCCCCGGCCGCGCCATGGCGGTGGCCGCCAGCCTGTCGGACAAGGCCGCGCTGGCGGCCATGGTGGATCGCACGCTGGCCGACTGGGGCCGTATCGACACGCTGGTCTGCAACGCCGCCGCCAACCCGTATTATGGCCCGATGGGCGGCATATCGGACGAGGCGTTCCGCAAGGTGCTGGACAGCAATGTCATCGCCAACCACTGGCTGATCGGCATGGTCGCGCCGCAGATGCGGGCGCGGCGGGCGGGGTCGATCATTCTGGTATCGTCGATCGGCGGGCTGCAAGGCTCGCCGGTCATCGGGGCCTACAACATCTCCAAGGCGGCCGACATGCAGATGGCGCGCAATCTGGCGGTGGAATTCGGGCCTGAGAATGTGCGCGTCAACTGCATTGCGCCTGGGCTGATCCAGACCGATTTTTCCCGCGCGCTGTGGGATAACCCGGCCTCGCGCACGACCTATGAAACGCGCACCCCGCTGGGCCGCATCGGGCACCCGGACGAAATCGCCGGCACGGCGGTGTTTCTGGCCGCGCCGGCATCGGGGTTCATCACCGGGCAGGTGATCGTCGCGGATGGCGGCGTGACCATTTCAGGTATCTGA
- a CDS encoding acyl-CoA carboxylase subunit beta, which produces MTATPARTDDLTVALDSRAALTDAARPEAVARQHARGHLTAREALAALVDAGSFVEYGGLVRPAIAGMEAAADGLIMGTAQVQGRPVAVVFYDYTVHGGSQSYMNHHKISRMFAHAARLKLPVVCWLDGGGARPQDGAPGRRLAPETFVLFAQLSGLVPTVGVVPQRAFAGHANLAGMCDCLIGVQGSAIGIGGPPLVAAATGTRLTPEEIGPLDVHVASGVVDIAVETDEQAIAEVKTYLAFFAPSVAAVTEPDPLRLRKLVPDNPRRAYDVRKVMDGILDVGSVQELRRGFGKAVVTALGRLGGRTVGVVANQPMYLAGAIDSPAGDKAARFTQLCDAYDIPVLLLCDTPGLMVGPESELTGIVRHGSRLLMALANARVPIMSVVLRKAFGLGFYIMGSQALRPAVLLAWPGAQYGGMGLEGAVEIAHGRDLAAIPDDAARDAKRAELLEAMRHDGSAVETAARFLYDDVIDPADTRRLLLLTMASFANLDPNRPRRAYIDAI; this is translated from the coding sequence ATGACCGCGACCCCTGCCCGCACCGATGACCTGACGGTTGCCCTGGATTCCCGCGCCGCCCTGACCGATGCGGCCCGCCCCGAAGCTGTCGCCCGCCAGCACGCCCGCGGCCACCTGACCGCGCGCGAGGCGCTGGCGGCGCTGGTCGATGCGGGCAGTTTCGTCGAATACGGCGGGCTTGTCCGCCCCGCGATTGCCGGGATGGAGGCGGCGGCGGATGGCCTGATCATGGGCACCGCGCAGGTGCAGGGCCGGCCGGTGGCGGTGGTGTTCTACGACTATACGGTGCATGGCGGCTCGCAAAGCTACATGAACCACCACAAGATCAGCCGCATGTTCGCCCATGCCGCGCGGCTGAAGCTGCCGGTGGTCTGCTGGCTGGATGGCGGCGGCGCGCGGCCGCAGGATGGTGCGCCGGGGCGGCGGCTGGCGCCGGAAACCTTTGTGCTGTTCGCCCAGTTGTCGGGGCTGGTGCCCACCGTGGGCGTGGTGCCGCAGCGCGCCTTTGCCGGGCATGCCAACCTTGCCGGCATGTGCGATTGCCTGATCGGCGTGCAGGGCAGCGCCATCGGCATCGGTGGCCCGCCGCTGGTGGCTGCCGCCACCGGCACCCGCCTGACGCCCGAGGAGATCGGCCCGCTGGATGTGCATGTCGCCAGCGGCGTGGTGGATATTGCCGTCGAGACCGACGAACAGGCGATTGCCGAGGTGAAGACCTATCTGGCGTTCTTTGCCCCCTCGGTGGCCGCGGTGACGGAACCCGACCCGCTGCGCCTGCGCAAGCTGGTGCCGGACAACCCCCGCCGCGCCTATGACGTGCGCAAGGTGATGGACGGGATCCTGGACGTGGGGTCGGTGCAGGAACTGCGGCGCGGGTTCGGCAAGGCGGTGGTCACCGCGCTGGGGCGGCTGGGCGGGCGCACCGTGGGGGTGGTCGCGAACCAGCCGATGTATCTGGCCGGCGCCATCGACAGCCCGGCGGGCGACAAGGCCGCGCGGTTCACCCAGCTGTGCGATGCCTATGACATTCCGGTGCTGCTGCTGTGCGATACGCCCGGGCTGATGGTGGGGCCGGAATCGGAACTGACCGGCATCGTGCGCCATGGCTCTCGCCTGCTGATGGCGCTGGCCAATGCGCGGGTGCCGATCATGTCGGTGGTGCTGCGCAAGGCGTTCGGCCTTGGGTTCTACATCATGGGCTCGCAGGCGCTGCGCCCGGCGGTGCTGCTGGCCTGGCCCGGCGCGCAATATGGCGGCATGGGGCTGGAGGGGGCGGTGGAAATTGCCCATGGCCGCGATCTGGCCGCGATCCCCGACGATGCCGCGCGCGATGCGAAACGGGCCGAGCTGCTGGAGGCGATGCGCCACGATGGATCGGCGGTCGAGACGGCGGCGCGGTTCCTGTATGACGACGTGATCGACCCGGCCGATACCCGCCGCCTGCTGCTGCTGACGATGGCGAGCTTTGCCAACCTGGATCCCAACCGCCCGCGCCGCGCCTATATCGACGCGATCTGA
- a CDS encoding acetyl-CoA carboxylase biotin carboxyl carrier protein subunit: MGITVKSEMAGVVAAVEIEEGAAVTEDDAVVILSAMKMEIPVSAGRSGSVAEILVAEGDVVKAGQPLFVIG; the protein is encoded by the coding sequence ATGGGCATCACAGTGAAATCCGAAATGGCCGGCGTTGTCGCCGCCGTCGAGATCGAGGAAGGCGCCGCCGTGACCGAGGATGACGCGGTGGTCATCCTGTCGGCGATGAAGATGGAAATTCCGGTATCGGCCGGCCGGTCGGGCAGCGTGGCGGAAATCCTCGTGGCCGAGGGCGATGTGGTCAAGGCCGGCCAGCCGCTGTTCGTGATCGGATAA
- a CDS encoding AMP-binding protein gives MTTEPRLDPRMPPRDACVLQAMVDRLAVDRADAVFALFDDGTRWTYADLAQVVRRTAAGLAGLGIRKGDHVAVWLPNGPDMLRVWFAVNYLGAVMVPINLAYRGGVLEHALDLSDARLIVVHSGLADRLAEVPTARLGAAVVLSGPAPALALPCHGAEVLDGDPAVLDRLDRRVEPWDLQCLMFTSGTTGRSKAVRSSYLHLWSVCDYPYRMLTADDRFMVNLPLFHVGGTVPVYAMLMRGASIAVVDSFRASDFWAAIRRTGSTVVTMLGSMTPLVWAAPATPDDADTPLRVALMIPLVMDARAFGTRFGCEVYTLFNMTEISTPIFSDLYPALPGTCGRLRPGVQGRVVDGNDCELPPGVVGELVVRADTPWVFTDGYHRDPQATARAWRNGWFHTGDAFRSDADGNFFFADRMKDAIRRRGENISSFEVEAEVARHPNVAEVAVIAARDAIGEEEVMAVMILRDPAGHDPVEMAGFLQRRLPHFMVPRYLRVVAELPRTPTQKVQKHVLRDQGITPDTWDREAAGIILKRTRLNA, from the coding sequence ATGACGACCGAACCCCGGCTGGATCCGCGGATGCCCCCGCGCGATGCCTGCGTGTTGCAGGCCATGGTCGACCGGCTGGCGGTGGACCGCGCCGATGCGGTCTTTGCCCTGTTCGACGATGGCACACGCTGGACCTATGCCGATCTGGCGCAGGTGGTGCGGCGCACGGCGGCGGGGCTGGCGGGCCTGGGTATCCGCAAGGGCGATCATGTCGCGGTCTGGCTGCCGAACGGGCCCGACATGCTGCGCGTGTGGTTCGCGGTGAACTACCTTGGCGCGGTGATGGTGCCGATCAACCTGGCCTATCGCGGCGGGGTGCTGGAACATGCGCTGGATCTGTCCGATGCGCGGCTGATCGTGGTGCATTCGGGCCTGGCCGACCGCCTGGCCGAGGTGCCGACCGCGCGGCTGGGGGCGGCGGTGGTCCTGTCGGGCCCTGCACCCGCGCTGGCGCTGCCCTGCCATGGTGCCGAGGTGCTGGACGGCGACCCGGCCGTGCTGGACCGGCTGGACCGCCGGGTCGAACCGTGGGATTTGCAATGCCTGATGTTCACCTCGGGCACCACGGGGCGGTCCAAGGCGGTGCGGTCCAGCTACCTGCACCTGTGGTCGGTCTGCGATTATCCCTATCGCATGCTGACGGCGGATGACCGCTTCATGGTCAACCTGCCGCTGTTCCATGTCGGGGGCACCGTGCCGGTCTATGCCATGCTGATGCGCGGCGCCTCGATCGCGGTGGTCGACTCGTTCCGCGCGTCGGATTTCTGGGCCGCCATCCGGCGCACGGGATCCACCGTGGTCACCATGCTGGGGTCGATGACGCCGCTGGTCTGGGCGGCGCCCGCCACCCCGGACGATGCCGATACGCCGCTGCGCGTGGCGCTGATGATCCCGCTGGTGATGGATGCCCGCGCCTTCGGCACCCGCTTCGGCTGCGAGGTGTATACCCTGTTCAACATGACAGAGATCTCGACCCCGATCTTTTCCGACCTTTACCCCGCGCTGCCCGGCACCTGCGGCCGGCTGCGCCCCGGCGTTCAGGGACGGGTGGTCGATGGCAACGATTGCGAACTGCCGCCCGGCGTGGTGGGCGAACTGGTGGTGCGGGCGGATACCCCGTGGGTCTTTACCGATGGCTACCACCGCGACCCGCAGGCAACCGCCCGCGCCTGGCGCAACGGCTGGTTTCACACTGGCGATGCCTTTCGCAGCGATGCCGATGGCAACTTCTTCTTTGCCGACCGCATGAAGGACGCGATCCGCCGCCGGGGCGAGAATATCTCCAGCTTCGAGGTCGAGGCAGAGGTGGCCCGCCACCCCAATGTGGCCGAGGTGGCCGTGATCGCCGCCCGCGATGCCATTGGCGAGGAGGAGGTGATGGCGGTGATGATCCTGCGCGATCCCGCCGGGCACGATCCGGTGGAAATGGCGGGCTTCCTGCAACGTCGCCTGCCGCATTTCATGGTGCCGCGCTATCTGCGCGTCGTCGCCGAACTGCCGCGCACGCCCACGCAAAAGGTGCAAAAGCATGTCCTGCGCGATCAGGGCATCACCCCCGACACCTGGGACCGCGAAGCGGCCGGCATCATACTCAAACGCACGCGGCTGAACGCCTGA
- a CDS encoding ABC transporter ATP-binding protein, producing MTRPEPILSVQGVTAGYNVIPVVHDITLHVGRGEAVALMGANGAGKTTLLRAVSGLIRTMAGKVTLAGQDVTGLPAEALVRKGMSHVAEGRRIFRKMSVEDNLELGLAAMRLSRDERARRFDEQYDLFPMLRDKRQDAAGALSGGQQQMLAIAQALIRHPDVVMLDEPSTGLAPIMVEEVFDKLATIRARGVSILLIEQVVERTLQFVDHGYLMQGGRLIAEGTPEALNRSGSVRRAYMGDAAVMGG from the coding sequence ATGACACGGCCGGAACCGATCCTGTCGGTCCAGGGGGTGACCGCAGGTTACAACGTGATCCCCGTGGTCCACGACATCACCCTGCATGTCGGCCGGGGCGAGGCGGTGGCCCTGATGGGGGCGAACGGCGCCGGCAAGACCACGCTGCTGCGCGCGGTGTCGGGGCTGATCCGCACCATGGCGGGCAAGGTGACGCTGGCGGGCCAGGATGTGACCGGCCTGCCGGCCGAGGCGTTGGTGCGCAAGGGCATGTCGCATGTTGCCGAAGGCCGCCGCATCTTTCGCAAGATGAGCGTCGAGGACAATCTGGAACTGGGCCTTGCCGCCATGCGCCTGTCGCGCGATGAACGCGCCCGGCGGTTCGACGAACAGTATGACCTGTTCCCCATGCTGCGCGACAAGCGGCAGGATGCGGCTGGCGCGCTGTCGGGCGGGCAACAGCAGATGCTGGCCATTGCCCAGGCGCTGATCCGCCATCCCGATGTGGTCATGCTGGACGAACCGTCCACCGGCCTTGCCCCCATCATGGTCGAGGAGGTGTTCGACAAGCTGGCCACCATCCGCGCGCGGGGGGTGTCGATCCTGCTGATCGAACAGGTGGTCGAACGCACGTTGCAATTCGTGGATCACGGCTATCTGATGCAGGGCGGACGGCTGATTGCCGAAGGCACGCCCGAGGCGCTGAACCGTTCCGGCAGCGTGCGCCGCGCCTATATGGGCGATGCCGCCGTGATGGGAGGATAG
- a CDS encoding branched-chain amino acid ABC transporter ATP-binding protein/permease, translated as MNTTLSSNAAATGGAAPGVLARWLVPEYLLAGLLVLAGIWAGFQSGHMQMLFTFAGIYLIAAMGLNVLSGYTGIISIAHGALVCVGAYATGILTVSHGVGFWPAAGVATLAGCAASVVLGLPALRLSSWYFVLITVAFTMLLPSLLVDWRDITGGYAGLIGVPSPKLPGLKAGPSLFIIVLVTAAAVFWLMANLSRSRIGWAFSALRDGTVGAEANGVSTAWLRLLAFAISGAVAGLAGAFYAAAKIVITPDEFGFEFSILFLFIVVLGGPARLTGPIFGVAAFYVLPEFLTVLSHYRLVAFGICLLLFSIFMPSGLAGALHEFSQRRRAAVTAPPKAAVNRHEADPVQGAGLEIRDIQKNFGGLRALRGVSLSVDPGSIHVIVGPNGSGKTTLLNVICGFYPANGGSFRVDGQERLGTQPAGFAALGVARTFQQPRLLAELSLLDNVRFGAFSRETATLPELMLTLPRARRESRQVLREARQLLELVGLDHLAHVPAAELTHGQQRLAEIARALMAHPRVILLDEPAAGLSMGELDRLGELLKEIRRLGITLVLVEHHVELVVDVADHVTVLDQGAVLASGSAGQVFSDPRVIAAYMGGAAA; from the coding sequence ATGAACACCACCCTCTCCTCGAATGCCGCCGCCACCGGCGGGGCCGCCCCGGGCGTGCTGGCCCGCTGGCTGGTGCCGGAATACCTGCTGGCCGGGCTGCTGGTGCTGGCCGGTATCTGGGCCGGGTTCCAGAGCGGCCACATGCAGATGCTGTTCACCTTTGCCGGGATCTACCTGATCGCGGCCATGGGGCTGAACGTGCTGTCGGGCTATACCGGCATCATCTCGATCGCCCATGGCGCGCTGGTCTGCGTGGGGGCCTATGCCACCGGCATCCTGACCGTGAGCCACGGCGTGGGCTTCTGGCCCGCCGCCGGGGTGGCGACGCTGGCGGGCTGCGCGGCTAGCGTCGTGCTGGGGCTGCCCGCGCTGCGGCTGTCGTCGTGGTATTTCGTGCTGATCACGGTCGCCTTCACCATGCTGCTGCCCAGCCTGCTGGTGGACTGGCGCGACATCACCGGCGGTTATGCCGGGCTGATCGGCGTGCCGTCCCCGAAGCTGCCGGGGCTGAAGGCGGGGCCGTCGCTGTTCATCATCGTGCTGGTCACGGCAGCGGCGGTGTTCTGGCTGATGGCCAACCTGTCGCGGTCGCGCATCGGCTGGGCGTTCAGCGCCCTGCGCGACGGCACCGTGGGGGCCGAGGCGAATGGCGTGTCCACCGCCTGGCTGCGCCTGCTGGCCTTTGCCATCTCGGGCGCAGTCGCGGGGCTGGCCGGGGCGTTCTATGCCGCCGCCAAGATCGTGATCACGCCGGATGAATTCGGGTTCGAATTTTCCATCCTGTTCCTGTTCATCGTGGTGCTGGGCGGGCCCGCGCGGCTGACCGGGCCGATCTTTGGCGTGGCGGCGTTCTATGTGCTGCCGGAATTCCTGACCGTTCTCAGCCACTACCGCCTTGTTGCCTTCGGCATCTGCCTGCTGCTGTTTTCCATCTTCATGCCGTCGGGTCTGGCGGGCGCGCTGCACGAGTTTTCCCAGCGCCGCCGCGCCGCCGTGACCGCGCCGCCCAAGGCCGCCGTCAACCGGCACGAGGCTGATCCGGTGCAGGGTGCCGGGCTGGAGATCCGCGATATCCAGAAGAACTTTGGCGGGCTGCGCGCGCTGCGCGGGGTGTCGCTGAGCGTGGATCCGGGGTCGATCCATGTGATCGTCGGCCCCAACGGGTCGGGCAAGACCACGCTGTTGAACGTGATCTGCGGATTCTACCCGGCGAATGGCGGCAGCTTCCGGGTGGATGGGCAGGAACGGCTGGGCACCCAGCCTGCGGGCTTTGCCGCGTTGGGCGTGGCCCGCACGTTCCAGCAGCCGCGCCTGCTGGCGGAACTGTCGCTCTTGGACAACGTGCGCTTCGGGGCGTTCAGCCGCGAAACGGCGACATTGCCCGAACTGATGCTGACCCTGCCGCGTGCGCGCCGCGAATCCCGCCAGGTGCTGCGCGAGGCGCGCCAGCTGCTGGAACTGGTCGGGCTGGATCACCTGGCCCATGTGCCGGCGGCCGAACTGACCCATGGCCAGCAGCGGCTGGCGGAAATTGCCCGCGCGCTGATGGCGCATCCGCGTGTGATCCTGCTGGACGAACCCGCCGCCGGCCTGTCGATGGGCGAACTGGACCGGCTGGGCGAATTGCTCAAGGAAATCCGCCGTCTGGGCATCACGCTGGTGCTGGTGGAACATCATGTCGAACTGGTGGTCGATGTGGCCGATCATGTGACGGTGCTGGATCAGGGCGCGGTGCTGGCATCCGGCAGTGCGGGGCAGGTGTTTTCCGACCCCCGCGTGATCGCGGCCTATATGGGAGGGGCGGCAGCATGA
- a CDS encoding branched-chain amino acid ABC transporter permease, whose product MLLTDILALMVNGVAIGAIYAMVGIGLNISYKPTNVFNLAQGEFVMLGAMLAWLLITEAGVVWILAATAVVLAVGIFGMLEERIAVAPHFKAGAHSHGWLTSTLAFSIIIINLADQAWRADPRFVPPVPGTGTSSQVIGAVTFNTHQIAVVLIVVASILGLDWFYRKTLIGKSISAVAEDQDGARLMGINPMHITMLSFGAGAAYCALAGILAAPLLLASTTLGLALLVKGFMAMAVGGVGSNWGTLIGGVLIGCIESVGSLYMSTGTRQLVLLLVLLAILLVRPQGLMGRPMGRTV is encoded by the coding sequence ATGCTGCTGACAGACATCCTGGCCCTTATGGTCAACGGGGTCGCGATCGGGGCCATCTATGCGATGGTCGGGATCGGGCTGAACATCTCGTACAAGCCGACCAACGTGTTCAACCTGGCGCAGGGCGAATTCGTCATGCTGGGGGCGATGCTGGCCTGGCTGCTGATCACCGAGGCCGGGGTGGTCTGGATTCTGGCGGCAACGGCGGTCGTCCTGGCGGTGGGCATCTTTGGCATGCTGGAAGAACGCATCGCCGTGGCCCCGCATTTCAAGGCAGGCGCCCACAGTCATGGCTGGCTGACCAGCACGCTGGCGTTTTCCATCATCATCATCAACCTGGCCGATCAGGCCTGGCGGGCCGATCCGCGGTTCGTGCCCCCGGTGCCGGGCACCGGCACCAGTTCGCAGGTGATCGGCGCCGTCACCTTCAACACCCACCAGATCGCGGTGGTGCTGATCGTGGTGGCGTCCATCCTGGGGCTGGACTGGTTCTATCGCAAGACGCTGATCGGCAAGTCCATTTCCGCCGTGGCCGAGGATCAGGACGGCGCGCGGCTGATGGGGATCAACCCGATGCACATCACCATGCTGTCGTTCGGGGCCGGCGCGGCCTATTGCGCGCTGGCGGGCATCCTGGCGGCGCCGCTGCTGCTGGCCTCGACCACGCTGGGGCTGGCGCTGCTGGTCAAGGGGTTCATGGCGATGGCCGTGGGCGGCGTCGGGTCTAACTGGGGCACGCTGATCGGCGGGGTGCTGATCGGCTGCATCGAAAGCGTGGGATCGCTGTACATGTCCACGGGCACCCGGCAGCTGGTGCTGCTCTTGGTGCTGCTGGCGATCCTGCTTGTCCGTCCGCAGGGCCTGATGGGCCGACCCATGGGGCGCACCGTATGA
- a CDS encoding ABC transporter substrate-binding protein, with product MTKLSKGPAAAAFGRRRFLATGAMATGALLAAPSILRASTGDLKIGWLRPLTGPLASSFESLYAAGDIALEEINAKGGILGRKLVKVEVDDAGAPANQPIAVRQLIEDDINIVVGPVGSSQTLAALAVATPAGIIQSGYITASEGGDGARYPYHYQCGFTVATQAVKYAEYLSTKTPHKNIGVLVEDSAAGTSVLEACKVELAKAGLNLVASRVSPLRSPDLTPFLRDLRSSGAEALCAFVSNAIDVTQFFVGLDRLGWKPPVVGHTGLVFATAPNAVPDSAKYPEVYAASYKGLTFTDADQPTERVRAFVTKLARLNLPDSSLPPAATSPYYDFLHVVAHAAEATQSLKSDDLKAYLDKLTGYEGLYGPMSFTPGNHTGYGPDAAAMAQVFAPASELMTTSRGLFRPRG from the coding sequence ATGACGAAACTGTCGAAAGGCCCTGCGGCTGCCGCCTTCGGGCGGCGCCGCTTCCTTGCCACTGGCGCCATGGCCACCGGCGCGCTGCTGGCTGCACCGTCGATCCTGCGCGCCAGCACGGGTGATCTGAAGATCGGCTGGTTGCGCCCGCTGACCGGGCCGCTGGCCTCCAGCTTTGAATCGCTCTACGCCGCCGGCGACATCGCGCTGGAGGAAATCAACGCCAAGGGCGGCATCCTGGGCCGCAAGCTGGTCAAGGTCGAGGTGGACGATGCCGGCGCCCCGGCCAACCAGCCCATCGCCGTGCGCCAGCTGATCGAGGATGATATCAACATCGTCGTCGGCCCGGTCGGCAGTTCCCAGACGCTGGCCGCGCTGGCCGTGGCGACGCCGGCGGGTATCATCCAGTCGGGCTACATCACCGCCAGCGAAGGCGGCGACGGCGCCCGTTACCCCTATCACTACCAGTGCGGCTTTACCGTGGCCACGCAGGCGGTGAAATACGCGGAATATCTGTCGACCAAGACCCCGCACAAGAACATCGGCGTGCTGGTCGAGGATTCCGCCGCCGGCACCAGCGTGCTGGAAGCCTGCAAGGTGGAACTGGCCAAGGCCGGGCTGAACCTGGTGGCCAGCCGGGTGTCGCCGCTGCGTTCGCCCGACCTGACGCCGTTCCTGCGCGACCTGCGGTCCTCGGGCGCCGAGGCGTTGTGCGCCTTCGTCTCGAACGCCATCGACGTGACGCAGTTCTTCGTCGGGCTGGACCGCCTGGGGTGGAAACCGCCGGTGGTGGGCCATACCGGCCTGGTGTTCGCCACCGCGCCGAACGCCGTGCCGGACTCGGCCAAATACCCCGAGGTCTATGCCGCCTCGTACAAGGGGCTGACCTTTACCGATGCCGACCAGCCGACCGAACGGGTCCGGGCCTTTGTCACCAAGCTGGCCAGGCTGAACCTGCCCGACAGCTCGCTGCCGCCGGCCGCGACCAGCCCGTATTATGACTTCCTGCACGTCGTCGCCCATGCGGCCGAGGCCACCCAATCGCTGAAAAGCGACGATCTGAAGGCCTATCTGGACAAGCTGACGGGCTATGAAGGGCTTTATGGCCCCATGAGCTTTACCCCCGGCAACCATACCGGCTACGGTCCCGATGCGGCGGCCATGGCGCAGGTCTTTGCCCCGGCGAGCGAGCTGATGACCACCTCGCGCGGGCTGTTCCGTCCGCGCGGCTGA